In Ptychodera flava strain L36383 chromosome 17, AS_Pfla_20210202, whole genome shotgun sequence, one genomic interval encodes:
- the LOC139116226 gene encoding transcription termination factor 4, mitochondrial-like, translating to MASQMFCKILKTFTFANHGTHRYMIHRKHPAKWFPISWSTPVSVQWMDHCGIRSHSSSCIFKVYSSKSVSLESKTVLSYDKLWMSSFNGENLHGREREGIDLLEKISVRNARMTNSRKDNFQLLNERLVDMGLGVEQIHQILHNNHTILNGKKDRLNESLMFLFHLNFSPNDVYRILTRTPCVLTVDVLQLNGRIRQLRKLGIPEGKLQRTIALCPSILLVANKQYKAVIRTLKECCGLTSEHIRQIIMTCPTIVHEHPDKIHVKFHYVYFTKNLTNLDEIVRARLFRHNVYHVRKRILFLERIGLFEIPDKKGNTKIENPSLKAMIDIPDHRFAKGVAKTTLEQYQMFSETLRQEDEREHDENESDYSSDEDTLE from the exons ATGGCAAGTCAG ATGTTTTGCAAGATACTGAAGACATTTACATTTGCCAACCATGGTACACACAGGTATATGATACACAGAAAACATCCAGCGAAATGGTTTCCAATTTCTTGGAGTACACCAGTGAGTGTACAGTGGATGGACCATTGTGGGATAAGATCACATTCATCATCGTGCATATTCAAGGTTTATTCAAGTAAATCAGTGTCTTTGGAAAGCAAGACAGTCTTGTCTTATGATAAACTATGGATGTCATCATTCAATGGAGAAAACCTTCATGGACGTGAGAGAGAAGGCATTGATTTGTTAGAGAAAATCAGTGTGAGAAATGCAAGAATGACCAACTCTAGGAAGGATAATTTTCAGTTACTGAACGAGCGACTTGTGGATATGGGATTGGGGGTTGAACAGATACATCAGATTTTACACAATAATCACACAATCTTAAATGGTAAAAAAGACCGACTGAATGAGTCGTTGATGTTTTTGTTCCATCTGAACTTCAGTCCAAATGATGTCTATAGAATATTGACGAGAACACCCTGTGTTTTAACTGTTGATGTACTACAATTGAATGGTCGGATTAGACAATTACGAAAACTTGGCATTCCAGAAGGAAAATTACAACGTACTATTGCTTTGTGTCCAAGCATTCTTTTGGTTGCAAACAAACAGTATAAGGCAGTTATACGAACACTGAAAGAATGCTGTGGTCTAACATCAGAACATATAAGGCAAATCATCATGACATGTCCAACAATAGTACATGAACATCCAGACAAAATTCATGTGAAGTTCCATTATGTGTACTTCACTAAAAATTTGACTAATTTGGATGAAATTGTTAGAGCAAGATTATTCAGGCACAATGTTTACCACGTTAGAAAACGAATTCTGTTTCTTGAGAGAATTGGGTTGTTTGAAataccagacaagaaagggaaCACTAAAATTGAAAATCCATCTCTGAAAGCTATGATTGACATACCAGATCACAGATTTGCCAAAGGAGTTGCAAAGACAACTTTGGAACAATATCAAATGTTTTCAGAAACTCTGAGACAAGAAGATGAAAGAGAACATGATGAGAATGAAAGTGATTACAGCAGTGATGAAGACACTTTGGAATGA